A genomic region of Streptosporangium lutulentum contains the following coding sequences:
- a CDS encoding helix-turn-helix domain-containing protein, with product MSDSTELYTIGRLARRTGLSVHTIRFWSDSGLVPPTERSAGGYRLYDATAVARFDLVRTLRELGIGLETVQEILARQVTVAEVAQTHARALDAEIRTLKLRRAVLRTIAQRGSTTEETLIMHKLAQLSARERQQIIDDFVDGLFAGIDLDDDALVVAGWMRELPAELPDDPTPGQVDAWVELAELVGDGKFQQRLRRIVLSGSSGPRVDAGFDLRRRVLEQAGRALTGKIAPESAEGGLILNGIVEPRLSAEERAELRERLRVLADAQVERYWQLLATLNGREPSPSVIPAFTWVIAALHAHG from the coding sequence GTGAGTGACAGCACGGAGCTTTACACGATCGGCCGGCTCGCCCGCCGTACCGGCCTGTCGGTGCACACGATCCGCTTCTGGTCCGACAGCGGCCTGGTGCCGCCCACGGAGCGTTCCGCCGGCGGGTACCGCCTGTACGACGCGACGGCCGTCGCCCGGTTCGACCTCGTCCGGACGCTGCGCGAGCTCGGCATCGGCCTGGAGACCGTCCAGGAGATCCTTGCGCGCCAGGTCACGGTGGCCGAGGTGGCACAGACGCACGCCCGGGCGCTGGACGCGGAGATCCGCACCCTGAAGCTACGCCGCGCCGTGCTCCGCACGATCGCCCAACGGGGCAGCACAACGGAGGAGACACTGATCATGCACAAATTAGCCCAGCTGTCGGCCCGGGAACGGCAGCAGATCATCGACGACTTCGTCGACGGCCTCTTCGCCGGGATCGACCTCGACGACGACGCCCTGGTCGTCGCCGGGTGGATGCGCGAGCTGCCCGCCGAACTGCCGGACGATCCGACGCCGGGCCAGGTCGACGCCTGGGTGGAGCTGGCCGAGCTGGTCGGCGACGGGAAGTTTCAACAGCGGCTGCGGCGGATCGTGCTCAGCGGCTCCTCCGGACCGCGGGTGGACGCCGGCTTCGACCTGCGGCGGCGGGTGCTGGAGCAGGCCGGACGGGCCCTGACCGGCAAGATCGCACCGGAGTCGGCCGAGGGCGGGCTCATCCTGAACGGCATCGTCGAGCCCCGCCTGTCGGCCGAAGAGCGCGCCGAGCTGCGCGAGCGGCTCCGGGTGCTCGCCGACGCCCAGGTGGAGCGCTACTGGCAGCTCCTGGCCACCCTCAACGGACGCGAGCCGTCCCCCTCGGTCATTCCCGCGTTCACCTGGGTGATCGCCGCCCTGCACGCCCACGGCTGA
- a CDS encoding MarR family winged helix-turn-helix transcriptional regulator, which produces MSAPVFDDRQLAGRLSLTVGRLHRRIRLASNDVPPLQLSTLVSIESHGPLRLGELAQREAVTPPTMSRVLAALTQRGLLVRTIDARDARSSRVALSPAGIRVLAEVRSRRTALLDARLARLSPQQREALAAALPVLEAMVVED; this is translated from the coding sequence ATGAGCGCGCCCGTGTTCGATGACAGGCAACTCGCCGGCAGGCTGAGTCTCACCGTCGGCCGGCTGCACCGGCGCATCCGGCTCGCCAGCAACGACGTGCCGCCGTTGCAGCTGTCCACGCTGGTCTCGATCGAGAGTCACGGCCCGCTGCGTCTGGGCGAGCTGGCCCAGCGTGAGGCCGTCACCCCACCGACCATGAGCCGTGTCCTCGCGGCGCTCACCCAGCGGGGCCTGCTCGTCCGCACCATCGACGCCAGGGACGCGCGCTCCAGCCGGGTGGCGCTGTCGCCCGCCGGGATCCGCGTGCTCGCCGAGGTGCGCTCGCGTCGTACGGCCCTGCTCGACGCCCGGCTGGCCCGGCTCAGCCCGCAGCAGCGCGAGGCGCTCGCCGCCGCGTTGCCCGTCCTGGAGGCCATGGTCGTCGAGGACTGA
- a CDS encoding MFS transporter — MQTSTTVPTTPPSRPGGRLPYKWSVLSNTTLGMLMATVNASIVIISLPAIFDSIHLNPLAPENVSYLLWMLMGYMLVTAVLVVTLGRLGDMYGRVSIYSAGFAVFTGASVALALTPFSGQAGALWLIGWRLVQGVGGAMLMANSTAIITDAFPARQRGMALGVNQVAGLAGTFIGLMAGGLLSAWHWEAIFWFSAVIGLVGTWWAYRNLRETAARRHDLSIDWWGNLTFAVGLTAMLAAITYGIQPYGGHVEGWSNPMVIAGLVGGAVLLGVFCFLETRVRHPMFHLGLFRIQAFWAGNAAALLNAIARGGLQFMLIIWLQGIWLPLHGYNFEDTPLWAGIYLLPLTLGFLLAGPVSGYLSDRYGAKLLATGGLFVMAVTFLGMLEIPVVFSYPIFAFLLLFNGIGSGLFSAPNTTAVMNSVPSDQRGVASGIRATFQNSGMVLSIGVFFSLLVAGLSHSLPGALDSGLSAQGVPPHAVASVAAVPPVGLMFAAFLGSNPLSSLLGSAGVLHQLPPATVTTLTSKAFFPNLLSAPFHDGLIVVFVLAAVLAAAGAVVSLFRGDLYIHEEMAER; from the coding sequence ATGCAGACTTCCACCACCGTTCCCACCACACCGCCTTCCCGGCCAGGCGGACGCCTTCCCTACAAGTGGTCGGTGCTGTCCAACACGACGCTGGGCATGCTCATGGCCACGGTGAACGCCTCCATCGTGATCATCTCCCTGCCCGCCATCTTCGACAGCATCCATCTCAACCCGCTGGCCCCGGAGAACGTGAGCTACCTGCTGTGGATGCTCATGGGATACATGCTGGTCACCGCTGTGCTGGTGGTCACCCTGGGCCGGCTGGGCGACATGTACGGCAGGGTGAGCATCTACAGTGCCGGCTTCGCCGTGTTCACCGGCGCCTCGGTGGCGCTCGCGCTGACCCCGTTCAGCGGTCAGGCGGGCGCGTTGTGGCTGATCGGCTGGCGACTGGTGCAGGGTGTCGGCGGCGCCATGCTGATGGCGAACTCCACAGCGATCATCACCGACGCGTTCCCGGCACGCCAGCGAGGCATGGCGCTGGGCGTCAACCAGGTCGCGGGGCTCGCCGGCACCTTCATCGGGCTGATGGCGGGTGGCCTGCTGTCCGCCTGGCACTGGGAGGCGATCTTCTGGTTCAGTGCGGTGATCGGCCTGGTGGGCACCTGGTGGGCCTACCGGAACCTGCGCGAGACGGCGGCGCGCCGGCACGACCTGAGCATCGACTGGTGGGGCAACCTGACCTTCGCCGTCGGGCTGACCGCGATGCTGGCCGCGATCACGTACGGCATCCAGCCCTACGGCGGCCATGTCGAGGGCTGGTCCAATCCGATGGTCATCGCGGGACTGGTCGGCGGCGCCGTCCTGCTGGGCGTGTTCTGCTTCCTGGAGACGCGGGTGCGGCACCCGATGTTCCACCTCGGGCTCTTCCGGATCCAGGCGTTCTGGGCCGGAAACGCGGCCGCGCTGCTCAACGCGATAGCCCGTGGCGGGCTGCAGTTCATGCTCATCATCTGGCTGCAGGGCATATGGCTGCCCCTGCACGGCTACAACTTCGAGGACACCCCTCTGTGGGCGGGGATCTACCTCCTTCCGCTCACCCTCGGGTTTCTCCTCGCCGGACCGGTCTCGGGCTACCTGTCCGACCGGTACGGGGCGAAACTCCTGGCCACCGGCGGCCTGTTCGTCATGGCGGTGACCTTCCTCGGCATGCTGGAGATACCGGTCGTGTTCAGCTACCCGATCTTCGCCTTCCTGCTGCTGTTCAACGGCATCGGCTCGGGGCTGTTCTCCGCGCCGAACACCACGGCGGTGATGAACTCGGTGCCCTCCGACCAGCGCGGGGTGGCCTCCGGCATCCGGGCCACCTTCCAGAACTCCGGCATGGTGCTGTCCATCGGCGTGTTCTTCTCCCTCCTGGTCGCCGGGCTGTCCCACTCGCTGCCCGGCGCCCTGGACAGCGGCCTGAGCGCCCAGGGCGTGCCGCCACACGCGGTGGCCTCGGTCGCCGCCGTACCGCCGGTCGGCCTGATGTTCGCCGCGTTCCTCGGCAGCAACCCCCTCTCCTCGCTGCTGGGCTCCGCCGGTGTGCTGCACCAGTTGCCCCCCGCGACCGTGACGACGCTGACCAGCAAGGCCTTCTTCCCGAACCTGTTGTCCGCGCCGTTCCACGACGGCCTGATCGTCGTCTTCGTCCTCGCCGCCGTCCTGGCCGCCGCGGGGGCGGTGGTCTCGCTGTTCCGCGGTGACCTGTACATCCACGAGGAGATGGCGGAGCGATGA
- a CDS encoding helix-turn-helix transcriptional regulator: protein MPSEEVYNRILLLRVERGASRKDLADALGFHYQTVGYLERGKYNPGLFLALRIAEYFNVPMEVVFSLKPFPRLGSEVEK from the coding sequence ATGCCCTCCGAAGAGGTGTACAACCGCATTTTGCTGCTCAGGGTGGAGCGGGGAGCCTCCCGCAAGGATCTGGCCGACGCGTTGGGCTTCCACTACCAGACGGTTGGGTACCTCGAACGCGGCAAGTACAACCCCGGCCTCTTTCTCGCCCTGCGTATCGCCGAGTACTTCAACGTGCCGATGGAAGTCGTGTTCTCCCTCAAGCCGTTCCCCCGGCTTGGAAGCGAGGTAGAGAAGTGA
- a CDS encoding helix-turn-helix transcriptional regulator: MDSDKLLGDFLRARRGATLPEQVGLLDSGSRRTPGLRREEVAMLAGVSNDYYIRLEQGRERHPSDQVLAALVRALNLGPEAAAHLYELARPRASRHGLGDRSDEVHPNVVRLIQSWDHAPAYVVNQRLDVLVKNPLATVLYEGLEHNDNLLRLALLNPAAREFYPDWEWDTRSKVAHLRAVAGRDCTDPFMLELIEELSDESEEFRQMWDRYDVQARTRTTVRFHHHRAGGLLTSMEVLSIDSSPGQKLIIFQAEPGSPSDAALTLLGSTAHQDT; encoded by the coding sequence CAGGTAGGGCTGCTGGACTCCGGCTCCCGCCGGACGCCGGGACTGCGCCGGGAGGAGGTGGCGATGCTGGCCGGGGTCAGCAACGACTACTACATCCGCCTGGAACAGGGGCGTGAACGCCATCCGTCCGATCAGGTACTCGCCGCCCTGGTACGGGCGCTGAACCTCGGCCCCGAAGCCGCGGCACACCTGTACGAACTCGCACGCCCCCGGGCCTCCAGGCACGGACTGGGCGACCGGAGCGACGAGGTCCACCCGAACGTGGTGCGGCTCATACAGAGCTGGGACCACGCGCCGGCGTACGTGGTGAACCAGCGGTTGGACGTGCTGGTCAAGAATCCGCTGGCCACCGTCCTCTACGAGGGGCTGGAGCACAACGACAACCTGCTCCGGCTGGCCCTGCTCAATCCCGCGGCGCGCGAGTTCTACCCGGACTGGGAATGGGACACCCGCTCCAAGGTGGCCCACCTGCGAGCCGTGGCGGGAAGAGACTGCACCGACCCGTTCATGCTCGAACTGATCGAGGAACTCTCCGACGAGAGCGAGGAGTTCCGACAGATGTGGGACCGCTACGACGTGCAGGCCAGGACCCGCACGACCGTACGCTTCCATCATCACAGGGCCGGTGGACTGCTCACCTCCATGGAGGTGCTGAGCATCGACAGCTCTCCCGGCCAGAAACTCATCATCTTCCAGGCCGAGCCCGGCAGTCCCTCCGATGCCGCGCTGACCCTGCTGGGCAGCACGGCCCACCAGGACACCTGA